One genomic window of Medicago truncatula cultivar Jemalong A17 chromosome 1, MtrunA17r5.0-ANR, whole genome shotgun sequence includes the following:
- the LOC25484045 gene encoding uncharacterized protein — translation MAMNSEQIDLNADTVLFDREKDVLGFKSLRSNVGVGVSFDETLISDVGGNNDGFVDMLSGTNVVGFHKDSGCGKEGFCDEKVNGFEDGGMFDVVDGGCDGKGGKFSCGLVKNDDEKSVIQCSDGGAESDKGLVFGLNDGVQIKQEGEDVEKVALSNELQGVKDDVTEGDHKVKKVALPNLSAAVEDEGVIKAADCFVTKDDPEDSSVSDVATYQLQDGIPYVEGMDVNKEEYFNVKDLLSKNCHGRETSCELKQPVFLSDAQVNVIQNQTTCINMSGAAISENIQYDCCGFDLVGLNSCKNAQEDSVPRESESSEANYRVSDLVWGKVRSHPWWPGQIYDPLVASEKAKKQRKENCYLIAYFGDQTFAWNDTSMIKPFHKHFSEMEKQSDMENFRHAVDCALEEASRRVEFVLSCPCMPGETYPELKTKVIANNAASFEPMELVNFVKSLAQSPLTEFDRLDFVSACARLSAFYRSKGYSQLPEFAMLDRLFENDMEILLVREHEQCDDQINEQHISWNTKQTGKKKKLLSDLMSEENVWTPNGECIPKKKAGGSSISRRGRKRKAAYDTSYDYFHHSQIADDISTSRRGRKPKAAYNTPNDCFNNSQIAANNSTSRRGRKLKTAYNTSNGCFNNSQIAANNSTSRRGRKRKVPYNTSDGCLNNCQTGNLAQLQNVSIGEMQSQICLAATDPAGESCSSDMIYFFAEFKKFTGCNDSVFLELGLSLEQEHGGETEVVTSIEAAATASMSTPTPMVLCNDSYWTDRIIQSISDEETLLKNQNEREELLPAAEISPNLGLMHQESNGNLGSEPSNYVENVNESSPTSLTLKFTNLDSVPSTADLNKIFGRFGPLVESKTELLERTNRARVVFKRRCDAETAFSSAGKYSIFGPSLQSYRLRILPRTPKKGTGKRGRKSKKEKSSVDAPTV, via the coding sequence ATGGCTATGAATTCAGAACAAATTGATTTGAATGCCGATACTGTTTTATTTGATCGAGAGAAGGATGTTTTGGGATTTAAATCTTTAAGGTCTAATGTTGGTGTTGGTGTTTCTTTTGATGAAACCCTAATTAGTGATGTTGGAGGAAACAATGATGGTTTTGTTGACATGCTTTCTGGGACTAATGTGGTTGGGTTTCATAAGGATTCAGGGTGTGGAAAAGAGGGTTTTTGTGATGAAAAAGTTAATGGTTTTGAGGATGGCGGAatgtttgatgttgttgatggagGGTGTGATGGGAAAGGAGGAAAATTTTCATGTGGGTTGGTGAAGAATGATGATGAGAAAAGTGTGATTCAATGTTCTGATGGAGGTGCAGAGTCTGATAAAGGTTTGGTTTTTGGATTGAATGATGGTGTTCAGATCAAACAGGAGGGCGAGGATGTGGAGAAAGTTGCATTGAGTAACGAGCTTCAAGGAGTTAAAGATGATGTGACTGAGGGTGATCACAAGGTTAAAAAAGTTGCTTTGCCGAATTTAAGCGCGGCTGTGGAGGATGAAGGTGTGATAAAAGCTGCTGATTGTTTTGTTACTAAAGATGATCCTGAAGATTCTAGTGTCTCTGATGTTGCAACCTACCAATTGCAGGATGGAATTCCATATGTGGAAGGCATGGATGTTAATAAAGAAGAGTATTTCAATGTGAAAGACTTGTTATCGAAAAATTGTCATGGTCGTGAAACTTCGTGTGAGTTGAAACAGCCAGTCTTTCTATCAGATGCACAAGTAAATGTGATTCAGAATCAAACCACATGCATCAATATGTCTGGAGCAGCTATATCTGAGAATATTCAATATGATTGTTGCGGTTTTGATCTTGTTGGTCTTAATTCTTGCAAAAACGCTCAGGAGGATAGCGTGCCTAGGGAATCAGAGTCATCTGAAGCTAATTACCGTGTATCTGATTTAGTATGGGGAAAGGTTAGGAGCCATCCTTGGTGGCCTGGTCAGATCTATGATCCCTTGGTTGCATCGGAGAAAGCAAAGAAGCAGCGTAAGGAAAACTGTTACCTGATAGCATATTTTGGGGATCAAACATTTGCTTGGAATGACACGTCAATGATAAAGCcatttcataaacatttttctGAAATGGAGAAACAGAGTGATATGGAAAATTTCCGCCATGCCGTTGATTGTGCTTTAGAAGAGGCCTCAAGACGGGTTGAGTTTGTCCTGTCTTGTCCTTGTATGCCTGGAGAAACGTATCCTGAGCTGAAAACGAAAGTAATTGCTAACAATGCGGCATCTTTTGAACCGATGGAACTTGTCAATTTTGTTAAATCGTTAGCCCAATCTCCACTTACTGAATTTGATAGATTGGATTTTGTAAGTGCATGTGCTCGATTGTCAGCTTTCTATCGCTCAAAAGGCTACTCTCAACTGCCTGAATTTGCAATGCTTGATCGGTTGTTTGAGAATGATATGGAAATTCTACTTGTAAGGGAGCATGAGCAGTGCGATGATCAAATTAATGAACAGCACATCTCTTGGAATACGAAGCAGACtggcaaaaagaaaaaacttttgtCAGATTTAATGTCTGAGGAGAACGTCTGGACTCCAAATGGTGAATGTATACCAAAAAAGAAAGCTGGTGGTAGTTCAATTTCACGACGTGGCAGGAAACGGAAGGCAGCGTATGATACTTCATATGattattttcatcattcccAAATTGCTGATGATATATCAACTTCACGGCGTGGAAGGAAACCAAAGGCAGCTTATAATACTCCTAATGATTGTTTCAACAATTCCCAAATTGCTGCTAATAATTCAACTTCACGGCGTGGCAGGAAACTGAAGACAGCTTACAATACTTCTAATGGTTGTTTCAATAATTCCCAAATTGCTGCTAATAATTCAACTTCACGGCGTGGTAGGAAACGGAAGGTACCTTACAATACTTCTGATGGTTGTCTCAATAATTGCCAAACTGGAAACCTTGCCCAATTACAGAATGTATCGATTGGTGAGATGCAGTCTCAGATTTGCTTAGCTGCCACAGATCCTGCAGGAGAAAGTTGCTCAAGTGACATGATATATTTCTTTgctgaatttaaaaaattcaccGGCTGCAACGATTCTGTTTTTCTGGAGCTGGGATTATCTTTAGAACAAGAGCATGGTGGTGAGACTGAAGTGGTAACCTCTATAGAAGCTGCTGCTACAGCTTCTATGTCAACACCAACACCAATGGTGCTTTGCAATGATTCTTATTGGACTGATAGAATAATTCAAAGCATTTCTGATGAGGAGACACTGTTAAAAAACCAGAATGAAAGAGAGGAACTTTTGCCAGCTGCTGAAATTAGCCCAAATTTGGGTTTAATGCATCAAGAATCCAATGGAAATCTCGGATCAGAACCTTCCAACTATGTGGAAAATGTGAATGAGAGTTCTCCCACTTCTCTTACCCTGAAATTTACAAACTTGGATTCAGTTCCTTCAACAGCGGATCTCAACAAGATCTTTGGCCGCTTTGGGCCGCTAGTTGAATCAAAGACTGAGCTTCTAGAGAGGACTAACCGTGCTAGAGTTGTTTTCAAAAGACGCTGTGATGCAGAAACTGCTTTTAGTAGTGCTGGAAAGTATAGCATATTTGGACCTTCACTACAAAGTTACCGCCTCAGGATTTTGCCCCGTACACCAAAGAAAGGAACAGGAAAGCGAGGcagaaaaagcaaaaaagaaaaaagttctGTGGATGCCCCCACAGTTTGA
- the LOC25484046 gene encoding pentatricopeptide repeat-containing protein At3g09650, chloroplastic, whose translation MNITLLQPPSSFNFTKTNNINSNSNSNSFVLNYTNTTSITPTSKTEPRDQKLLTLLQQRKTEEAWIAYTHSPHLPNPTCLSRLLSQLSYNNTPSSLTRAQSILTRLRNESQLHRLDSNSLGLLAVASAKAGHTIYASSVVKSMLRSGYLPHVKAWSAVVSRLASDDDASGPAEAIRLFRAVTRRLRKLPDLEMAAESRPDTVAFNAVLNACANLGDGKMFLQVFDEMPGFGVVPDSLSYNIVMKLCCGNGRKDLLVFVLERILQLNIPLCMTTLHSLVAAYVDFNDLETAEKIVQAMREKRRDLCRILRESNSQYSYVDDDVDSVFHKLLPNLIMDKSANHNVNDLPLLPKAYTPNTRIYTTLMKGYMKAGRVADTVRMLEAMRYQEDSSSHPDHVSYTTVVSALVKAGFMDRAHQVLAEMTRIGVPANRITYNILLKGYCKQLQMDKAMELLQEMAEDIGIEPDVVSYNILIDGCILVDDSAGALSFFNEMRAKGIAPTKVSYTTLMKAFALSGQPKLAQRVFDEMVTDARVRVDLIAWNMLVEGYSRLGLVEEVKKVIQKMKENGFYPNVSTYGSFANAISLARKPGEALILWNEVKERCELAKEGGKTDSSVPPLKPDEGLLDTLADICVRAAFFRKALEIVACMEENGISPNKTKYTRIYVEMHSRMFTSKHASKARQDRRVERKRAAEAFKFWLGLPNSYYGSEWRLEPLDGYE comes from the coding sequence ATGAACATTACTCTTCTTCAACCTCCATCATCATTCAACTTCACcaaaaccaacaacatcaactctAACTCTAACTCTAACTCCTTTGTCTTAAACTACACAAACACAACATCAATAACACCAACCTCAAAAACAGAACCACGCGACCAAAAGCTTCTAACACTCTTACAACAACGTAAAACCGAAGAAGCTTGGATTGCATACACTCACTCCCCTCACCTCCCTAACCCCACTTGCCTCAGCCGTTTACTCTCTCAGCTTTCTTACAACAACACTCCCTCTTCTCTCACGCGTGCTCAGTCCATCCTCACGCGCCTCCGTAATGAATCCCAGCTCCACCGTCTCGACTCCAATTCCCTCGGCCTCCTTGCCGTCGCCTCTGCTAAAGCTGGTCACACTATCTACGCTTCCTCCGTTGTCAAATCCATGCTCCGCTCCGGCTACCTTCCTCATGTCAAAGCTTGGAGTGCTGTCGTAAGCCGTCTCGCCTCCGACGATGATGCTTCTGGTCCGGCTGAAGCTATCCGTCTCTTTCGTGCTGTCACGCGCCGGCTTAGGAAGCTCCCTGACCTTGAAATGGCGGCGGAGTCGCGGCCGGATACTGTGGCGTTCAATGCTGTGCTTAATGCTTGTGCTAATTTGGGTGATGGTAAGATGTTTTtacaagtgtttgatgaaatgccgGGGTTTGGTGTTGTGCCTGATTCTTTGAGTTATAATATTGTTATGAAGCTTTGTTGTGGAAATGGTAGAAAAGATTTGCTTGTGTTTGTGTTGGAGAGGATTCTTCAGCTGAATATACCTTTGTGTATGACTACTTTGCATTCACTTGTTGCTGcttatgttgattttaatgattTGGAAACTGCTGAGAAAATTGTTCAGGCTATGAGGGAAAAAAGGAGAGATCTTTGTAGGATACTTAGAGAGTCCAATTCACAATATTcttatgttgatgatgatgttgattcTGTTTTTCATAAGTTGCTTCCAAATTTGATCATGGATAAGAGTGCGAATCACAATGTGAATGATTTACCTTTGTTGCCAAAAGCATATACACCAAACACTAGGATTTACACAACTCTAATGAAAGGTTATATGAAGGCGGGGCGGGTTGCGGATACTGTAAGAATGCTTGAGGCAATGCGTTATCAGGAGGATAGTTCCAGTCACCCTGACCATGTTTCCTATACTACCGTGGTTTCGGCACTTGTGAAGGCTGGTTTCATGGACCGGGCACATCAAGTTCTTGCTGAAATGACAAGAATTGGTGTGCCTGCGAATCGGATAACCTACAATATTCTGCTCAAGGGTTACTGTAAACAACTGCAGATGGACAAGGCAATGGAGTTGCTTCAAGAGATGGCTGAGGATATTGGGATTGAGCCTGATGTTGTGTCGTATAATATACTTATTGATGGTTGTATATTGGTTGATGACAGTGCTGGTGCTCTTTCCTTCTTTAATGAGATGAGGGCAAAAGGGATAGCTCCCACAAAAGTTAGTTACACTACTTTGATGAAAGCTTTTGCATTGTCTGGTCAACCAAAGCTGGCTCAAAGGGTCTTCGACGAAATGGTGACTGATGCTCGAGTGAGGGTGGATTTAATTGCTTGGAATATGTTGGTGGAAGGATATAGTAGGTTAGGATTGGTTGAAGAGGTAAAGAAGGTGATTCaaaagatgaaagaaaatgGATTTTACCCTAATGTGAGCACCTATGGAAGTTTTGCCAATGCAATTTCATTGGCAAGAAAACCAGGCGAAGCACTTATACTTTGGAATGAAGTGAAGGAAAGGTGTGAGTTGGCAAAGGAAGGAGGGAAAACTGATTCTTCTGTTCCACCTTTGAAACCTGATGAAGGGCTTTTAGACACACTTGCTGATATATGTGTGAGGGCTGCTTTCTTTAGAAAGGCCTTGGAAATTGTGGCTTGCATGGAAGAAAATGGGATATCTCCAAACAAGACCAAGTATACTAGAATATATGTGGAAATGCATTCAAGAATGTTTACCAGTAAACATGCTTCAAAGGCTAGACAAGACAGAAGAGTGGAGAGGAAAAGAGCAGCTGAGGCTTTTAAGTTTTGGTTGGGTTTGCCTAATTCTTATTATGGAAGTGAGTGGAGGTTAGAACCTCTTGATGGATATGAGTGA